In Paenibacillus kyungheensis, the following are encoded in one genomic region:
- the rapZ gene encoding RNase adapter RapZ has product MSKSENSSTATMIIITGMSGAGKTIAVQSLEDLGFFCVDNLPPVLIPKFAELIEQSNGKIGKVALVIDLRGREFFAALSESLSYIKNHYTIHSEILFLDSSDSVLVQRYKESRRRHPLAPEGMPLDGIRLERQMLDDLKTSATQIIDTSIIKPAQLKEKIIARFSHLESNRLSINVTSFGFKYGIPIDADLIFDVRFLPNPHYIDHLRPHTGQDSDVYEYVMKWPETQAFLTKLLDMLHFLIPHYRNEGKSQVIIGIGCTGGKHRSVAISEYLGRMLGASETETVRVSHRDADRDRH; this is encoded by the coding sequence ATGAGCAAAAGCGAAAATTCATCGACAGCAACAATGATCATTATTACCGGAATGTCTGGAGCAGGCAAAACGATTGCTGTACAGAGTCTTGAAGATCTTGGATTCTTCTGTGTAGATAATTTGCCACCTGTACTTATTCCGAAGTTCGCTGAATTAATAGAGCAATCCAATGGTAAAATCGGTAAAGTTGCACTTGTAATTGATTTACGTGGACGTGAATTTTTTGCTGCTCTGTCTGAATCCCTAAGCTATATCAAAAACCACTATACGATTCATTCTGAAATATTATTTTTGGATTCTAGCGACTCGGTACTGGTTCAGCGGTATAAAGAAAGCAGACGCCGGCATCCGCTAGCGCCTGAAGGTATGCCGCTGGATGGTATCCGTTTAGAACGTCAAATGTTAGATGACCTCAAAACATCTGCGACTCAGATTATAGATACAAGTATTATCAAGCCTGCTCAATTAAAAGAGAAAATCATTGCTCGTTTTTCTCATTTGGAATCCAATCGGTTATCGATTAATGTAACTTCATTTGGCTTCAAATATGGTATTCCGATTGATGCCGATCTCATTTTCGATGTTCGTTTTTTACCTAATCCTCACTATATTGACCATCTAAGGCCACATACCGGACAGGATAGTGATGTGTACGAATATGTAATGAAATGGCCAGAAACACAAGCTTTTCTGACTAAATTATTAGATATGTTGCACTTCTTAATCCCTCATTATCGGAATGAAGGCAAAAGCCAGGTTATTATAGGCATTGGTTGTACAGGCGGTAAGCATCGTTCTGTTGCGATCTCTGAATATCTGGGTCGCATGCTTGGCGCAAGCGAAACAGAAACTGTACGTGTTAGTCATAGGGATGCTGATCGCGATCGGCATTAA
- a CDS encoding gluconeogenesis factor YvcK family protein, whose protein sequence is MSISQPTLPVVRPRIVVMGGGTGLSVMLRGLKEKPLDITAIVTVADDGGSSGILRDELKMPPPGDIRNVLTALADVEPLLSEMLKYRFQKGEGLAGHSLGNLILAAMTDISGDFVTAVRELSRVFAVRGQVLPAAEQAVILHAEMEDGSIVTGESKIPEAGQKIKRIFLEPEHVEPLPDAVLAIQQADAILIGPGSLYTSLLPNLLVHKLADAILNSNALKLFICNVMTQPGETDHYTVSDHLNAIYEHVGHRLFDYVIVNNDPIPLKMQKRYAEQGAKPVILDLETVESLGYKVIADKLVLYGTYLRHDADKLSHHIYEQVKKSMLSKG, encoded by the coding sequence ATGTCTATTTCACAACCCACTTTACCTGTGGTTCGTCCGCGAATCGTGGTTATGGGTGGTGGCACCGGGTTGTCGGTAATGCTTAGAGGTCTCAAAGAAAAGCCACTGGATATTACAGCTATCGTTACTGTAGCAGATGATGGTGGAAGTTCTGGTATTCTTCGAGACGAACTAAAAATGCCGCCTCCGGGTGATATTCGTAATGTACTCACCGCTTTGGCGGATGTAGAACCTCTTTTATCAGAGATGCTCAAATATCGTTTTCAAAAAGGCGAAGGACTTGCAGGTCATAGCTTAGGTAACCTGATTCTGGCAGCAATGACAGACATATCGGGTGATTTCGTGACTGCTGTTCGAGAATTGAGTCGTGTATTTGCTGTGCGAGGACAAGTGCTTCCAGCAGCAGAACAGGCTGTTATTCTACACGCCGAGATGGAGGATGGCTCTATCGTCACTGGGGAGTCGAAGATTCCTGAAGCCGGTCAAAAAATCAAACGCATTTTTTTAGAACCTGAGCATGTAGAACCATTGCCTGATGCGGTACTCGCTATTCAGCAGGCAGATGCGATTCTGATCGGACCTGGCAGTCTGTATACGAGTCTGTTGCCCAATTTGCTTGTGCATAAGCTTGCAGATGCGATATTGAATTCAAATGCGCTCAAATTATTTATCTGCAATGTGATGACACAGCCGGGAGAAACAGATCATTATACAGTAAGTGATCATTTGAATGCGATCTATGAGCATGTCGGTCATCGCTTATTTGATTATGTGATTGTGAATAACGATCCTATTCCTTTGAAAATGCAAAAACGGTATGCCGAACAAGGAGCGAAGCCAGTAATCCTGGATCTGGAAACGGTGGAGTCGCTCGGGTACAAAGTTATTGCAGACAAACTGGTGCTCTATGGAACCTATCTTCGTCATGATGCAGATAAGTTAAGTCATCATATTTATGAACAAGTTAAAAAATCTATGTTATCGAAAGGGTGA
- the whiA gene encoding DNA-binding protein WhiA, which produces MSFAAQTKKELTMVEADDCCEHAELSALIRMNGSVQISNKKVILDISTENAAIARRIYSLIKKHFAVHTELLVRKKMRLKKNNVYIVRIPMGVQSILTTLKIVSEGFMFTPGINTEMVRKNCCKRAYLRGAFMAGGSVNNPEGSSYHLEIASMYEEQCQALVDLANEFELNARCIERKKGFILYIKEGEKIIEFLSIIGAHQALFKFEDVRIMRDMRNSVNRIVNCETANLNKTIGAAVRQIDNIKFIQRRIGLEQLPDKLREVAEIRLAHPDMNLKEVGEMLKGGVSKSGVNHRLRKLDEMAEKMRNEHYA; this is translated from the coding sequence TTGTCATTTGCGGCGCAGACGAAAAAAGAATTAACGATGGTAGAGGCTGATGACTGTTGTGAACATGCAGAACTGTCTGCGCTTATACGGATGAATGGTTCAGTGCAAATTTCCAACAAGAAAGTGATTTTAGATATTTCTACTGAAAATGCCGCTATCGCAAGACGGATCTATTCCCTGATCAAAAAGCATTTTGCTGTGCATACTGAATTACTGGTGCGTAAAAAAATGCGTCTCAAAAAAAATAATGTCTACATTGTTCGTATTCCGATGGGTGTACAAAGCATTCTGACTACACTTAAAATTGTGTCTGAAGGATTTATGTTTACCCCGGGCATTAATACGGAAATGGTACGCAAAAACTGCTGTAAACGTGCTTATTTACGCGGTGCTTTTATGGCAGGTGGATCGGTGAACAATCCAGAAGGATCATCGTATCATTTGGAGATTGCATCGATGTATGAAGAACAATGCCAGGCGCTTGTTGATCTTGCGAATGAATTTGAATTGAATGCTCGCTGTATTGAACGCAAAAAAGGCTTTATTTTGTATATCAAAGAAGGCGAAAAAATTATTGAGTTTTTGAGTATTATCGGAGCTCATCAAGCGCTATTCAAATTCGAAGATGTTCGTATTATGCGAGATATGCGTAATTCCGTAAATCGTATCGTAAATTGTGAGACAGCTAACTTGAACAAAACGATTGGTGCAGCAGTTCGTCAGATTGATAACATCAAATTTATTCAGCGCCGTATTGGACTTGAACAATTGCCTGATAAATTGCGTGAAGTAGCAGAGATTCGTCTAGCACATCCTGATATGAATCTCAAAGAAGTAGGCGAAATGCTTAAAGGTGGAGTCAGTAAGTCTGGCGTCAATCATCGACTACGCAAATTAGACGAGATGGCTGAAAAGATGCGCAATGAACACTATGCTTGA
- a CDS encoding HPr family phosphocarrier protein — protein MTKHPVVVRLKTGLHARPAALFVQEANKYSSEIFVEKDDKKVNAKSIMGIMSLAISSGTEVYISAEGADSESAVNALVSLVSKEELENQ, from the coding sequence ATGACAAAACACCCGGTTGTTGTTCGATTGAAAACGGGATTACACGCAAGACCTGCAGCATTGTTTGTACAGGAAGCGAATAAATATTCTTCAGAGATTTTTGTTGAAAAAGATGATAAAAAAGTGAATGCTAAAAGCATCATGGGCATTATGAGCCTTGCAATCAGCTCTGGCACTGAAGTATACATTAGTGCTGAAGGCGCAGATTCAGAATCTGCTGTAAACGCTTTAGTCAGTCTAGTAAGCAAAGAAGAATTAGAAAACCAATAA
- a CDS encoding stalk domain-containing protein, translated as MSKNKYLWSSILLMMSILIFNTTAVQAATPAKPREVKLEWNGTRLPQNGLLIGGNTMIPVVMLRDSIGMTLRYESGVKTYTLLQNDDQLDMIMSNSGVTMRLNNHQWNGPDATVVNGRMYIPFAVLRDGFGYQSSWNAFQLKLNFAKKGIFLS; from the coding sequence ATGTCAAAAAACAAATATCTATGGAGTTCCATTTTGCTTATGATGAGTATTCTAATTTTTAATACAACAGCCGTTCAAGCTGCCACTCCAGCCAAGCCGCGTGAAGTGAAGTTAGAATGGAATGGAACACGCCTTCCGCAAAATGGTCTTTTGATCGGTGGTAATACGATGATTCCAGTCGTTATGCTACGTGACTCTATAGGAATGACGTTACGCTATGAATCTGGCGTCAAAACATATACATTATTGCAAAATGATGATCAGCTTGATATGATCATGAGCAATTCTGGCGTAACAATGCGTCTGAATAATCATCAATGGAATGGGCCTGATGCTACAGTGGTCAATGGACGTATGTATATTCCATTTGCTGTATTGCGAGATGGCTTCGGATATCAAAGTTCATGGAATGCGTTTCAATTGAAATTGAACTTTGCTAAAAAAGGCATTTTTCTAAGCTAA
- a CDS encoding SIMPL domain-containing protein yields MKRTSKSLASLMLAGTLLTGMSAFVALPSHTTYAAETAVTTAPGVINVSGTGKLTVKPDISYLTIGVQTTSATAAKAQSANAEKMAKLNTLLKGEWKIPNADIESVQFYVQPNYDYNGKDPQKVTGYTAYHSLQVTYRDLDKLGSLLDAAAKSGANNIGSVSFGIENEDTYQEQVIAKAMSNAKVRAQSIAKAANLSLGSLLSVSDPGVSAPPVVYMEKQSAKALDTPDAAGTNIEPGTIELNATLNVQYAMN; encoded by the coding sequence ATGAAAAGAACAAGTAAATCCCTAGCTTCATTGATGCTCGCAGGTACATTACTAACTGGTATGAGTGCGTTTGTAGCACTGCCTAGTCATACAACTTATGCAGCGGAAACGGCAGTTACAACAGCACCAGGTGTGATTAATGTGAGTGGTACAGGTAAGTTAACAGTCAAACCAGACATCTCATATCTAACGATCGGAGTACAGACAACTTCAGCGACTGCTGCCAAAGCCCAATCAGCAAATGCTGAGAAAATGGCAAAATTGAATACTTTGCTCAAAGGAGAATGGAAAATTCCAAACGCGGATATTGAGAGTGTTCAATTCTATGTACAACCCAACTATGATTATAACGGTAAAGACCCGCAAAAAGTTACAGGTTATACGGCATATCATAGTTTGCAAGTGACTTATCGTGATTTGGACAAATTAGGTTCATTGTTGGATGCTGCTGCTAAATCAGGAGCTAACAATATCGGTTCTGTTAGCTTTGGGATCGAAAATGAAGATACCTATCAAGAGCAAGTTATTGCCAAAGCAATGTCTAATGCAAAAGTAAGAGCTCAATCGATTGCAAAAGCAGCAAACCTTTCACTTGGAAGCTTGTTGTCCGTAAGTGATCCAGGTGTAAGTGCACCACCTGTTGTATATATGGAAAAACAAAGTGCTAAAGCGCTGGATACTCCTGATGCTGCCGGTACAAATATTGAGCCAGGTACGATTGAATTGAATGCTACACTTAACGTGCAGTATGCTATGAATTAA
- a CDS encoding PdaC/SigV domain-containing protein, which translates to MNTNQNNTSKAHLKKISAFLLATTMATVGTVAVLPGTSYTVQAAAATSSTAKSAIHVQVEGKAIATTGIVSPNGSSLLPLKDTAKAIGATVTYNAKEKTVTVTKDKNKASFALGVDVNDGVFVTLNGSTVGDSYDAKIVNGTSYVAIKAVTDQFGYRAVWNGATRTVNITKEGMNNIELTTATLKPTKTNSYTEINIKYPVISGLDNSEAEVAINKAFKAHAQTYLEQTQKQAKELGAPPKDSAMTYEIDSGYKVTYNRNGVLSVLVNDYEFLGGAHGGATLTGMTFSLKDGKQIQLSDLLKSNSNYRKDIDKVINAEIKKEDLYFADSFKGIAANQGYYLTDSGLTIYFQQYEIAPYAAGTPEFSFTFKKLLPTGVNPLDAYKA; encoded by the coding sequence ATGAACACGAATCAAAACAATACATCTAAAGCACATTTGAAAAAAATCTCTGCGTTTCTGTTAGCAACAACGATGGCTACTGTAGGAACGGTAGCTGTTCTACCAGGAACTTCTTATACAGTACAAGCGGCTGCTGCAACATCGTCTACTGCTAAATCAGCTATTCATGTACAAGTAGAAGGAAAAGCGATCGCTACAACAGGGATTGTGAGTCCAAATGGTAGTTCGCTACTTCCTTTAAAAGACACAGCCAAAGCAATCGGGGCTACAGTAACGTACAATGCTAAAGAGAAAACAGTTACCGTGACCAAAGACAAAAATAAAGCATCATTTGCTCTAGGAGTAGATGTAAATGACGGTGTATTTGTTACCTTAAATGGTAGTACGGTTGGAGATAGTTATGATGCTAAAATAGTCAATGGTACTTCTTATGTAGCTATCAAAGCAGTTACAGATCAATTCGGATATCGTGCGGTATGGAATGGTGCTACACGTACTGTAAATATAACAAAAGAAGGCATGAATAATATTGAACTAACAACAGCTACTCTAAAACCGACCAAAACGAACAGCTATACAGAGATCAATATTAAATATCCAGTCATATCTGGTTTGGACAATTCAGAAGCTGAAGTAGCTATTAATAAAGCTTTCAAAGCTCATGCGCAAACTTATTTGGAACAAACACAAAAACAAGCTAAAGAATTAGGGGCTCCTCCTAAAGATTCAGCTATGACATATGAAATAGATAGTGGTTATAAAGTAACTTATAATCGTAACGGTGTATTAAGTGTGTTAGTAAACGACTATGAATTTCTCGGCGGTGCACACGGCGGGGCTACGCTAACGGGAATGACATTCTCGTTGAAAGACGGCAAGCAAATTCAATTGAGTGATCTACTCAAATCCAATAGCAATTATCGTAAAGACATCGACAAAGTCATTAATGCTGAAATCAAAAAAGAAGATCTTTACTTTGCAGATAGTTTTAAAGGAATTGCTGCTAATCAAGGATATTATTTAACAGATAGTGGACTAACAATCTATTTCCAACAATACGAAATTGCACCATATGCAGCAGGTACACCAGAGTTCTCATTTACTTTTAAAAAATTGTTGCCTACAGGTGTAAATCCATTGGATGCGTACAAAGCTTAA
- the clpP gene encoding ATP-dependent Clp endopeptidase proteolytic subunit ClpP, producing the protein MSYIPMVVEQSSRGERAYDIYSRLLKDRIIFLGSEVNDVVANAIIAQMLFLEAEDPEKDIHLYVNSPGGSITAGMAIYDTMQFIKADVSTICVGMAASMGAFLLNAGAKGKRFALPNSEIMIHQPLGGAQGQATDIEIRARRILKMRDKLNKILADRTGQPLERIEKDTDRDYFMTAAEAQEYGIVDKVIENTPPQGV; encoded by the coding sequence GTGAGTTATATTCCAATGGTCGTTGAACAAAGCAGTCGTGGAGAACGTGCCTATGACATTTACTCTCGTCTGTTAAAAGACCGCATTATTTTTCTAGGTTCTGAAGTTAATGATGTTGTAGCTAACGCGATTATTGCACAAATGCTGTTTCTGGAAGCCGAAGACCCGGAGAAAGACATCCACCTATATGTTAACAGTCCAGGCGGTTCGATCACTGCGGGGATGGCTATTTACGATACAATGCAATTTATCAAAGCTGATGTATCTACTATCTGTGTAGGTATGGCTGCAAGTATGGGTGCATTCTTGCTTAACGCTGGTGCTAAAGGTAAACGTTTTGCTTTGCCTAACAGCGAAATCATGATTCACCAACCACTTGGTGGCGCACAAGGACAAGCAACAGATATCGAAATCCGTGCTCGTCGTATTCTTAAAATGCGCGACAAATTGAACAAAATTCTAGCTGATCGCACAGGTCAACCGTTGGAACGTATTGAAAAAGATACAGACCGCGATTACTTTATGACTGCTGCTGAAGCACAAGAATATGGCATAGTTGATAAAGTGATTGAAAATACACCTCCACAAGGGGTATAA
- a CDS encoding sugar-binding transcriptional regulator produces the protein MRKILEIQKQLLPDLTEVLKKRYTILHQVMMVGLVGRRSLATSLNMTERVLRAETDLLKSQGLLEIESTGMKVSEAGKQLLDELEPIIQELLGLSNLEERIRTFYKLRQVIVVPGDSDISIMAKQELGRAGAKALLSVIREDDVVAVTGGFTLAEVAEQLSPSIPAPLKNAWFVPARGGLGESMEFQANSIASTMAKRVGAQYRLLHIPDLLREDAYELLYQDQNIREIVGLIRKARIIMHGIGDAMEMVRRRRLEPEAAEEIHAAGAVAESFGHYFNEQGETVHQMLTMGLQLDDISKAEVVIGIAGGRSKAKSIHAVLKFGQEDILVIDEAAAREIVKELD, from the coding sequence ATGCGGAAAATATTAGAAATACAAAAGCAGCTTCTGCCCGATCTCACCGAAGTACTCAAAAAAAGATATACGATTCTGCATCAGGTTATGATGGTAGGGCTGGTTGGAAGAAGATCACTCGCCACATCGCTTAATATGACTGAACGCGTCTTACGTGCAGAGACCGATCTTCTCAAATCGCAAGGGTTACTTGAGATTGAAAGTACGGGAATGAAGGTTAGTGAAGCAGGCAAGCAATTGCTTGATGAGCTGGAACCTATTATTCAGGAACTGCTTGGATTATCGAATCTGGAAGAACGTATTCGCACTTTCTATAAGTTGAGACAAGTAATTGTCGTTCCTGGTGATAGTGACATATCTATTATGGCTAAGCAAGAGCTTGGACGAGCAGGAGCCAAAGCGCTGCTCAGTGTCATCCGTGAGGACGATGTCGTTGCTGTTACAGGAGGCTTTACATTAGCTGAAGTCGCTGAGCAACTCAGTCCATCCATACCGGCACCTCTCAAGAATGCCTGGTTCGTACCGGCAAGAGGCGGACTTGGAGAGAGTATGGAATTTCAGGCGAATTCGATTGCTTCCACTATGGCAAAGCGTGTAGGCGCACAATATCGATTGTTGCATATTCCAGATTTATTGCGTGAAGATGCTTATGAATTGCTTTATCAGGATCAGAATATCCGCGAAATTGTCGGTCTGATTCGTAAAGCACGTATCATCATGCATGGAATTGGAGATGCGATGGAGATGGTGCGTCGCCGTAGACTTGAACCCGAGGCAGCGGAAGAAATTCATGCCGCTGGAGCTGTTGCTGAATCATTCGGTCATTATTTTAATGAACAGGGTGAGACGGTGCACCAGATGTTAACGATGGGACTTCAGCTCGATGATATTTCCAAAGCGGAAGTGGTTATCGGTATTGCTGGAGGTCGTAGCAAAGCCAAATCGATTCATGCTGTACTCAAATTCGGTCAGGAAGATATTCTGGTCATTGACGAAGCCGCTGCTAGAGAAATTGTGAAAGAACTAGACTAG
- the gap gene encoding type I glyceraldehyde-3-phosphate dehydrogenase, translated as MVKVGINGFGRIGRLAFRRIQNVAGIEVVAINDLTDAKMLAHLLKYDTTQGKFDGEVEVHDGFFKVNGKEVKVLANRNPEELPWGDLGVDIVLECTGFFTTKEAAEKHLTAGAKKVVISAPATGEMKTIVYNVNHEILDGTETVISGASCTTNCLAPMAKTLQDQFGVVEGLMTTIHAYTGDQNTLDAPHAKGDFRRARAAAENIIPNTTGAAKAIGLVIPELKGKLDGAAQRVPVATGSLTELVTILEKKVTVDEVNAAMKAASDAETYGYTEDEIVSSDIKGMTFGSLFDATQTRVLTVGDHQLVKTVAWYDNEMSYTAQLVRTLEYFANKA; from the coding sequence ATGGTTAAAGTTGGTATTAATGGTTTCGGACGTATTGGACGCTTGGCTTTCCGTCGTATTCAAAATGTAGCAGGTATTGAAGTAGTAGCAATTAACGATTTGACTGACGCTAAAATGTTGGCTCACTTGTTGAAATATGATACAACTCAAGGTAAATTTGACGGCGAAGTTGAAGTTCATGACGGATTCTTCAAAGTAAACGGAAAAGAAGTAAAAGTTCTAGCTAACCGTAACCCAGAAGAACTTCCTTGGGGAGATCTTGGTGTGGATATCGTTCTTGAATGTACTGGATTCTTCACAACTAAAGAAGCAGCTGAGAAACATTTAACAGCTGGTGCTAAAAAAGTTGTTATCTCTGCTCCAGCTACAGGCGAAATGAAAACAATCGTTTATAACGTAAACCATGAAATTCTTGATGGTACTGAAACTGTAATCTCTGGTGCTTCTTGCACAACGAACTGTCTTGCTCCTATGGCTAAAACATTGCAAGATCAATTCGGAGTAGTAGAAGGCTTGATGACTACAATTCACGCTTACACTGGCGACCAAAACACTTTGGATGCTCCACATGCTAAAGGTGACTTCCGTCGTGCTCGTGCAGCTGCTGAAAACATCATTCCTAACACAACTGGTGCTGCTAAAGCAATCGGTTTGGTTATCCCTGAATTGAAAGGTAAATTGGATGGTGCAGCACAACGTGTTCCTGTAGCAACTGGTTCCCTTACTGAATTGGTAACTATTTTGGAGAAAAAAGTTACTGTTGATGAAGTTAACGCTGCTATGAAAGCTGCTTCTGATGCTGAAACTTATGGTTACACTGAAGACGAAATCGTATCTTCTGATATCAAAGGTATGACTTTCGGTTCTCTATTCGATGCTACTCAAACTCGTGTTCTAACTGTTGGTGACCACCAATTGGTTAAAACTGTAGCTTGGTACGATAACGAAATGTCTTACACTGCACAATTGGTTCGTACTCTTGAGTACTTCGCTAACAAAGCGTAA
- a CDS encoding phosphoglycerate kinase has translation MNKKSVRDVEVKGKVVFVRVDFNVPMEDGKITDDKRIRETLPTIQYLVEKGAKVVLASHMGRPKGEVVESLRLTPQAERLSELLGQPVAKADEAIGDAVKAKIAELKEGDVLVLENVRFYPGEEKNDADLAKSFAELADLFVNDAFGAAHRAHASTEGIAHHLPAVSGLLMEKELDVLGKALTSPERPFTAIVGGSKVKDKIDVIDNLITLADNIIIGGGLTYTFFKAQGHEVGQSLLDESKLDVVLGFMEKAKKLGKKLYLPVDIVVSDDFSADANTDIVTIDKIPAAWEGVDIGPKTREIYADVIKNSKLVVWNGPMGVFEIAPFSGGTKAVAEACATTEAYTIIGGGDSAAAAEKFGLADKMDHISTGGGASLEFMEGKALPGVVALNDK, from the coding sequence ATGAATAAGAAAAGTGTTCGTGATGTAGAAGTAAAAGGTAAAGTGGTATTTGTACGTGTAGATTTCAACGTACCTATGGAAGACGGTAAAATTACAGATGACAAACGTATCCGTGAAACTTTACCAACAATTCAATATCTAGTTGAAAAAGGTGCAAAAGTTGTACTTGCAAGTCATATGGGTCGTCCTAAAGGTGAAGTGGTTGAATCACTACGCTTAACTCCACAAGCAGAGCGTCTATCTGAATTGCTAGGTCAACCGGTTGCTAAAGCTGACGAAGCTATTGGCGATGCAGTAAAAGCAAAAATCGCTGAATTAAAAGAGGGCGACGTTTTGGTTCTTGAAAACGTACGTTTCTACCCTGGTGAAGAGAAAAACGATGCAGACTTAGCTAAATCTTTTGCAGAATTGGCTGATCTATTCGTAAATGATGCATTTGGTGCAGCTCACCGTGCGCATGCTTCAACAGAAGGTATTGCACACCACTTGCCAGCAGTATCTGGTCTTTTGATGGAGAAAGAATTAGATGTATTGGGTAAAGCATTGACTAGCCCAGAACGTCCTTTCACAGCAATCGTAGGTGGATCTAAAGTAAAAGACAAAATCGATGTTATCGATAACCTAATCACACTTGCAGACAACATCATTATTGGTGGTGGATTGACTTACACATTCTTCAAAGCTCAAGGTCATGAAGTAGGACAATCTCTTCTAGACGAAAGCAAATTGGATGTTGTACTTGGATTCATGGAAAAAGCAAAAAAATTAGGTAAAAAATTGTATCTTCCAGTAGATATCGTTGTTTCTGACGATTTCAGCGCAGATGCTAACACAGATATCGTAACGATTGATAAAATCCCAGCAGCTTGGGAAGGCGTAGACATCGGTCCTAAAACTCGTGAAATTTATGCTGATGTAATCAAAAACTCCAAATTGGTTGTATGGAACGGACCAATGGGCGTATTTGAAATCGCACCTTTCTCTGGTGGTACAAAAGCAGTAGCAGAAGCATGTGCAACAACTGAAGCTTACACTATCATTGGTGGCGGTGATTCCGCAGCAGCAGCAGAGAAATTCGGCTTGGCTGATAAAATGGACCATATCTCTACAGGTGGCGGTGCTTCCCTAGAGTTTATGGAAGGTAAAGCTCTTCCAGGCGTTGTGGCATTGAACGATAAATAA
- the tpiA gene encoding triose-phosphate isomerase: protein MRTPIIAGNWKMFKTVPEAKAFIEDIKGKAEVDGVESVICAPFTNLPALVEAVKGTSIKIGAQNLHFEDNGAYTGEISGVMLKDLGVDYVIIGHSERRQYFAETDEIVNKKVHAAFRHGLTPIVCVGEKLEEREANQTKEVCKVQTEGAFVGLSADQAKETVIAYEPIWAIGTGKSSTSQDANEVIAYIRELVKGLYNEEVANAVRIQYGGSVKPENVKEYMGQSDIDGALVGGASLQPDSYIQLVEGAK, encoded by the coding sequence GTGAGAACACCAATTATTGCAGGGAACTGGAAGATGTTCAAAACCGTTCCTGAAGCAAAAGCGTTTATTGAAGATATCAAAGGCAAAGCAGAAGTAGATGGCGTAGAAAGCGTGATTTGCGCTCCTTTCACTAATCTTCCTGCTTTGGTTGAAGCAGTAAAAGGAACTTCTATCAAAATCGGTGCACAAAATCTTCATTTCGAAGACAATGGTGCTTACACTGGCGAAATCAGTGGTGTAATGTTGAAAGATCTTGGTGTGGACTATGTAATCATCGGTCACTCTGAGCGTCGTCAATATTTTGCTGAAACAGACGAAATCGTTAATAAAAAAGTACATGCTGCTTTCCGTCATGGTTTGACTCCTATCGTATGTGTAGGTGAAAAGCTTGAAGAGCGTGAAGCTAATCAAACTAAAGAAGTATGTAAAGTACAAACAGAAGGTGCTTTTGTCGGATTAAGTGCAGATCAAGCGAAAGAAACAGTAATCGCTTATGAGCCAATCTGGGCAATCGGAACAGGCAAATCTTCTACATCCCAAGATGCGAATGAAGTTATCGCTTATATTCGTGAATTGGTTAAAGGTCTATACAACGAAGAAGTGGCTAACGCAGTTCGTATTCAATACGGCGGTAGCGTGAAACCGGAGAATGTGAAGGAGTACATGGGACAAAGCGATATCGATGGCGCACTTGTCGGCGGCGCAAGCTTGCAACCTGATTCTTACATTCAGCTCGTTGAGGGGGCGAAGTAA